One stretch of Jiangella gansuensis DSM 44835 DNA includes these proteins:
- a CDS encoding ABC transporter permease: protein MTSQMQAARPSAVTADRLKGSAAALRRRASRLKIVLGALLAGIVVVPILLANVLPLPDPLEQDLSQRRLPPFTDGHLFGTDQLGRDLLSRVLHGGQVSLTIGVLAVLVSGVVGVVAGAAAGYYGRWVDAVVSRLLEAQMSVPLLLLLLLVVALFGPSITVITLVIAFAQWPEPARLTRAMVLVEREKPYVAAARVLGLRRAAVLVRHVVPNIVNQVVVVMLLLLAQAVLLESALSFLGAGVERPHPTWGRIIADGQGYITTSWWLVTLTGLVIVLLVVGVNLLGDGLRDRVSRSKGTKGASA, encoded by the coding sequence ATGACGTCCCAGATGCAGGCCGCCCGGCCGAGTGCCGTGACGGCCGACCGGCTCAAAGGCTCGGCCGCGGCACTACGGCGGCGCGCCAGCCGGCTGAAGATCGTCCTGGGCGCGCTGCTGGCCGGCATCGTCGTGGTGCCGATCCTGCTGGCCAACGTGCTGCCGCTCCCCGACCCGCTCGAGCAGGACCTCTCCCAGCGGCGCCTGCCGCCGTTCACCGACGGCCACCTCTTCGGCACCGACCAACTCGGCCGCGACCTGCTCTCTCGCGTCCTGCACGGCGGCCAGGTGTCGTTGACCATCGGCGTGCTCGCGGTCCTGGTGTCCGGGGTCGTCGGCGTCGTCGCCGGTGCGGCAGCCGGGTACTACGGGCGGTGGGTCGACGCCGTCGTCTCCCGGCTGCTCGAGGCGCAGATGTCCGTGCCGTTGCTGCTCCTGCTGCTGCTGGTGGTCGCGCTCTTCGGTCCGTCGATCACGGTGATCACGCTGGTCATCGCGTTCGCGCAATGGCCCGAGCCGGCCCGGCTGACCCGCGCCATGGTGCTGGTCGAGCGGGAGAAACCGTATGTTGCCGCGGCCCGGGTGCTCGGTCTACGCCGCGCGGCCGTCCTGGTCCGGCATGTCGTGCCGAACATCGTCAACCAGGTGGTAGTCGTCATGCTGCTGCTCCTGGCGCAGGCGGTGCTGTTGGAGAGCGCGCTGAGCTTCCTCGGCGCGGGTGTGGAGCGGCCGCACCCGACCTGGGGGCGCATCATCGCCGACGGCCAGGGCTACATCACCACCTCGTGGTGGCTGGTCACGCTGACCGGTCTGGTCATCGTGCTGCTGGTTGTCGGAGTCAACCTCCTCGGCGACGGCCTGCGCGACCGGGTGTCGCGGTCGAAGGGCACGAAGGGAGCGTCCGCATGA
- a CDS encoding ABC transporter substrate-binding protein, translating into MDGSGRSRRGISRRDLLRTGFAAGAGLALGPVLAACAGPTGTSGAGTLTLALNRSLVSLDNKLNQFDAHVTVQRAVRQALTRIGDGLRPEPVLAESFELASPTTWRVRLRPEAVYSDGTPVTVADVATALEMYQQVDASFVGNQFPEWPRVEQIDEATFDLVTERPLVGLDSLMSNILISPAAANLPEELSDGVGSGPYLVTEANRGTGDYTLRANPDYWGPAPGVERVRIRFLPEETSRVLALRGGEVDIIDSISPDSAEQLDGLPGINLLQAEGTRLVQLFYNFRKPPEHPLSRPAVRQALSLAIDGQSIVRDVLLDSVTPTNGVVPLSLDGAVEVGSFEFDPRRARQMLDAEGVDDLELTIIWESGEFASDAYVMEAVAQMLGDIGVRVHLRQFEPGGDLPTWRQGRGGDFDIIGNGYGNQTGLALTSLQGLFAGTPQMEATGDAFMGFVYDDIAGGITAAAAETDDQRRAVLLEDVQRSIWDLWPAMWAFTQDVLLAHRDTASGLDLLPINSYDLAAVRLEEG; encoded by the coding sequence ATGGACGGCAGCGGACGGTCGCGGCGCGGCATCAGCCGGCGCGATCTCCTGCGGACCGGGTTCGCGGCCGGCGCCGGCCTGGCGCTCGGCCCGGTGCTCGCGGCGTGCGCCGGCCCGACCGGCACGTCCGGCGCCGGCACCCTGACGCTGGCGCTGAACCGGTCGCTGGTCAGCCTGGACAACAAGCTCAACCAGTTCGACGCGCACGTCACCGTCCAGCGAGCGGTGCGGCAGGCACTCACCCGCATCGGCGACGGCTTGCGGCCGGAGCCCGTGCTGGCCGAGAGCTTCGAGCTCGCCTCGCCCACCACGTGGCGGGTCCGGCTGCGGCCCGAGGCCGTGTACTCCGACGGAACGCCTGTCACCGTCGCCGACGTCGCCACGGCGCTGGAGATGTACCAGCAGGTCGACGCATCCTTCGTCGGCAACCAGTTCCCGGAGTGGCCCCGGGTCGAACAGATCGACGAGGCGACGTTCGACCTCGTCACCGAGCGCCCGTTGGTGGGCCTCGACTCGCTGATGAGCAACATCCTCATCAGCCCAGCCGCGGCAAACCTGCCCGAGGAGTTGTCCGACGGCGTCGGCTCCGGCCCCTATCTGGTCACCGAGGCGAACCGAGGCACCGGCGACTACACGCTGCGGGCCAACCCCGACTACTGGGGGCCGGCACCCGGGGTGGAACGGGTCCGTATCCGCTTCCTGCCCGAGGAGACCAGCCGGGTCCTCGCGCTGCGCGGCGGCGAGGTGGACATCATCGACTCCATCTCTCCGGACTCCGCCGAGCAACTGGACGGGCTGCCCGGCATCAACCTCCTGCAGGCCGAGGGCACCCGTCTGGTGCAGCTCTTCTACAACTTCCGCAAGCCGCCGGAGCACCCGCTCTCCCGCCCAGCGGTCCGGCAGGCGTTGAGTCTCGCCATCGACGGCCAGAGCATCGTGCGCGACGTCCTGCTCGACAGCGTCACGCCGACGAACGGCGTGGTCCCGCTCAGCCTGGACGGCGCGGTCGAGGTCGGGAGCTTCGAGTTCGATCCGCGCCGAGCCAGGCAGATGCTGGACGCCGAAGGCGTCGACGACCTCGAACTGACCATCATCTGGGAGTCCGGGGAGTTCGCCTCCGACGCCTACGTCATGGAGGCGGTCGCCCAGATGCTCGGCGACATCGGCGTGCGGGTGCACCTGCGCCAGTTCGAGCCCGGCGGCGACCTCCCCACCTGGCGGCAGGGCCGCGGCGGCGACTTCGACATCATCGGCAACGGCTACGGCAACCAGACCGGGTTGGCGCTGACCAGCCTGCAGGGCCTGTTCGCCGGCACGCCGCAGATGGAGGCCACCGGCGACGCGTTCATGGGCTTCGTCTACGACGACATCGCCGGCGGCATCACCGCGGCCGCCGCGGAGACCGACGATCAGCGGCGCGCGGTGCTGCTCGAGGATGTCCAGCGCTCCATCTGGGATCTCTGGCCGGCCATGTGGGCATTCACCCAGGACGTGCTGCTGGCTCACCGCGACACGGCCAGCGGCCTGGACCTGCTGCCCATCAACTCCTACGACCTCGCCGCCGTGCGGCTCGAGGAGGGCTGA
- a CDS encoding ABC transporter permease, translated as MARYLALRVAQSLLTVFLIVSTVFVLVRLAPGDPAAAVGGPTATTADLQAIREEMGLVDSVPQQYWHFITGLLQGDLGLSYSFREPALDVVLDRLPYTITLAGSAILLTALIAIPLGVFTARRANTGWDLGANIGTIAGQSMPEFWTGIMLLTLLSVVVPIFPASGFTTWPALVLPAVTIALLQVALISRLVHREMATNLAAPYVTVARSRGTGERALTWRYAFTNSSIPVLTALGTRFAAMLNGVVVVEVVFAWPGIGSLVVRALETRDYPLIQATVLVTSLLAIGVQLLVDLLYPLFDPRVRVGKAVSR; from the coding sequence GTGGCCCGATACCTTGCGCTCCGCGTCGCGCAGAGCCTGCTCACCGTCTTCCTCATCGTCTCGACCGTGTTCGTCCTGGTCCGACTCGCACCCGGTGATCCGGCGGCCGCCGTGGGCGGCCCGACGGCCACGACGGCTGACCTGCAGGCCATCCGGGAAGAGATGGGGCTGGTCGATTCCGTTCCACAGCAGTACTGGCACTTCATCACCGGACTGCTCCAGGGCGACCTGGGCCTGTCGTACTCGTTCCGCGAGCCGGCGCTCGACGTCGTCCTCGACCGGCTGCCCTACACCATCACCCTGGCCGGTTCCGCGATTCTGCTGACGGCGCTGATCGCCATCCCGCTCGGGGTCTTCACCGCCCGGCGGGCCAACACCGGCTGGGATCTCGGCGCCAACATCGGCACCATCGCCGGGCAGTCCATGCCGGAGTTCTGGACCGGCATCATGCTGTTGACGCTGCTGTCCGTGGTGGTTCCCATCTTCCCGGCGTCCGGATTCACCACGTGGCCGGCCCTGGTGCTACCAGCGGTCACCATCGCCCTGCTGCAGGTCGCGCTGATCTCACGGCTGGTGCACCGCGAGATGGCCACCAACCTCGCCGCGCCATACGTCACGGTGGCGCGGTCCCGCGGTACCGGAGAACGAGCACTGACCTGGCGGTACGCCTTCACCAACTCGTCCATTCCGGTGCTCACCGCGCTGGGCACCCGGTTCGCAGCCATGCTCAACGGGGTGGTCGTGGTCGAGGTGGTGTTCGCCTGGCCGGGCATCGGATCGCTGGTGGTGCGGGCCCTGGAGACCCGCGACTACCCGCTCATCCAGGCCACCGTGCTGGTGACCAGCCTGCTGGCCATCGGCGTGCAACTGCTCGTCGACCTGCTGTACCCACTGTTCGATCCGCGCGTGCGTGTCGGAAAGGCGGTGTCGCGATGA